ATCAATGCGCACCCCTGCTGGTTCAATATCGTTTATCCGGACTACCAAGGGAAAATCTATTTTAGCTATACCTCCATTGACCAGAACAATACGCTGGATAAACTCATCCGCGACAGCTACAAGCTGACGTTCAAGCATACCGTGAAAGCGGATTATATTGACGAAACACCCGTTCGAGGAAAGAACAAGAACGTATCCGGCATCCTGTACGATGTGGGCGGCAACGCCGCCAGCGGGGTACAGTTTTATGTAACGGACAGTGCCCGCCATTTCTTACGGGGTTCTCTTTATTTCTACGCCGCACCCAATGCGGATTCCATCGCACCGTCGATTGCCTATTTCAGGAAAGATGTGGAACACATCATCGAAAGCCTGGAGTGGAGGTAAAATGAATTGTCCATTTTTGAACCGCAAAGAATTATATTTGTTGCATGTCTTCTTTGCAAAACAAACCGTTTCTCTCCACCCCTATCGAATACCTGAAAGGTGTGGGGCCCGAGCGTGCGGATATGTTGAAAAAAGAAGCGCAGATTTTCACGTTTGGTGATTTGCTGAAATTGTACCCGTACCGCTACATCGACCGTACGCAGTTTTACTCCACGCAACACATCGACAACACACAAACCTACATCCAGCTTAAAGGAAAAATCCGCGACATCCGGGAAACCGTCAACGGCCGGGGAAACGCCTGACCGCCATTTTTTATGACAACGAAGGCAGCATTGAGCTGGTCTGGTTTCAGGGCATCAAATGGCTGGTCAACAGCCTGGACACCAAAGAAACCTATGTGCTGTACGGAAAACCGAGCTGGTTCAACGGCAAGCTGAATATCACACATCCCGAACTCGAAAAGCTATCGGCGTTCAACGCCGAAGAAACCGGCACCTTCCGGGCAATGTACAACACATCGGAAAAAATGAAAACGAAAGGGTTGGACAGCAAAGGCATTTCCAGGCTGACGCAGACACTGTTGCTGCAGTTAAAGCCGGATCATATCGCAGAGAATCTGCCGCAAACCATTCTTTCCAAATACAAACTATTGCCGCGATTTGATGCGGTCAGAAATATCCATCTTCCTGCCACCTTAGCCCTGCAAAGCGATGCTGTGAAACGCCTGAAGTTTGAAGAACTGTTTCTCATTCAGCTCAACCTGCTGCAATTAAAAATCCTGAAGAAAAGGGAACCCGGCATCTTTCTCGAAAAGGTAGACAATTATTTCCACCGTTTTTATAACGAGGCTCTTCCCTTTGAACTGACGAATGCCCAAAAACGGGTACTGAAAGAGATACGCCGCGATACTTTATCCGGCAAACAGATGAACCGGCTGCTGCAGGGCGATGTCGGCAGCGGCAAGACCATCGTCGCCTTGTTATCCATGCTGATGGCGATTGACAACAACTACCAGGCGGCCATGATGGCACCTACCGAAATCCTGGCGCAGCAGCATTACAACGGACTCAAAGAATTGTGCGATACCATCGGTGTGCGCATCGCGCTGCTCACCGGCTCCTCTCGCTCCAAAGAACGCCGGCAAATACTGAGCGCAACTGAACTGGGTGAAATACAAATCCTGTTAGGCACACATGCCTTGCTCGAAGACGATGTGCAGTTTAAAAACCTGGGATTGGTGGTGATTGATGAGCAGCATCGTTTTGGCGTGGCACAACGCGCCAAACTGTGGAAGAAAAACACCAACCCGCCGCATATCTTAGTCATGACGGCGACACCCATTCCGCGCACACTGGCGATGACCTTATACGGCGATTTGGATGTTTCCGTGCTGGATGAATTGCCGCCAGGCAGAAAACCGATTAAAACCGTACACCGCTACGAACACCAGCGTATCGCCGTGTTTGATTTCATCCGCGAAGAGATTGCCAAAGGCAGACAGGTGTACATCGTCTATCCGCTGATTGAAGAAAGCGAAAAGCTGGACCTGGTGGATCTGATGAATGGCTTTGAAAGCATTTCGCGTTCCTTTCCGCTGCCGGACTACCACGTGAGCATTGTACACGGAAAGGTGAAAGCGGCCGACAAGGATTTTGAAATGCAGCGTTTTTTAAAAGGCGAAACGCAGATCATGGTGGCCACCACGGTGATTGAAGTGGGCGTGAATGTGCCGAATGCCAGCGTGATGATTATAGAAAACGCGGAACGTTTCGGCTTGTCGCAGCTGCACCAGTTGCGCGGGCGTGTGGGAAGGGGTGCGGAACAATCCTATTGCATCCTGATGACGAGCCACAAACTGACGCAGGACGGCAAGACACGGATTAAAACAATGTGCGATACCAACGACGGTTTTAAAATTGCGGAAGTGGATTTGCAGCTGCGGGGTCCCGGCGACCTCGAGGGTACACAGCAGAGCGGGGCGGTGGGTTTAAGGCTTGCCAACCTCGCCACCGACGGGCCGATTATAGAAGAAGCCCGCAAAGCCGCGATTGCCTTACTGGAAGAAGATGCCACGTTGGACAAACCTGAAAACGCTGCCTTGAAATATTACCTGCAGCACCAGAAAGGAAGCAATAGTGTTTGGCGGAATATTAGTTAATACTTTATACGACACAAAATGAATCAAAAACTTTTAGAATCTGTTCTTAATATTGACATGTTGTGCAATGAACTTTCTAATACAATAAGGGGTTGCATGTTTATAAAATTAAGCATACAGATGAAATGGTAAAAGTATAATAAAGTACAACTATATACTAATTTGTTCATTTCTAGAAGAAATCGACATCATTAACTCATTTTCCAAAGAAAACAATTTGATAAAAGATATAATGTATTGTGTTTCGCCAATATTGAAAGAAATAAAACTATATGATGGAATTAAAGTAGGAAGAAATAAACTTTTCGCACATTATAACAGAGATAAAAATTTTAATTTTATTCCTTGGTGGAAATCTTTATATGGTGTAACCTTACCAAGAACGATTGAAGAACTAGTTTTTATAAATGCAGTTATTGGAACAATAAGAGCAATAATAATATCACAGTATATCAACGACTTAGAAGAGTTTAAAAAAATCACAAACATAGATGTTGATGTATATCTTAAATTTGTCGAATCAGAAGAAATTAATGCGAAAGATAAAGTTAGCAAACTTGAAAATATCATGAATGAAGTAAGTAAAAGAATAACTGAAAAGAAAATAATAATTAGAAAAATAATGTGAAATCAGAACCACTCGCCTTTGTTGGTTTGCAACCAACAAACTGCAAACCGTAAATATCAAAAACCCTCACTGGCGCAAGCATGCAGCGTTGGAATTGTGCGCAGTGTGCTTGTGCATTATATTCCACTTTAATAATACTTGCATAGAATTTTCTTGCGTTAATAATCATGGCACAAGCACACCCCGCGATAGCTTTGCTGCATGCTTGCGCCAGTGTTAGGGCGAGCATGCAGCATTAGATTTGTACGTTCTGTGATTGCAAAGTAATCAATATAAATTGCTGTCCAACTTAATTTATTCTTGTATAAGAAAATTCATATAATGCCTTTAATGTTAAAGTTGTATTAGTTATCCTTACAATTTGACCAACTCTAACAGAACCTGTAGTGGGAGAAGATATATCAACAAACAAAATGTTGTTTTCAATTCTATAATTTTCCACTAAATGATAAATAATGAGGTTCATTGCTTTCTTGAACAACGGTTCTATCATCATTAAAAGTCATTGTAACATCTGCTCCATTTCTTTTCCACTTTCCAATAATTAATTCATTGATTTGTTCTTTCTTGCAGGCACTGAGTGATAACGCAACAGCTAAAGTGAGTATTAAATTCTTCATGTATGTCGATTCTTCATAACAAATATATTTAAATAAAGTGAAATTATCAACCTTCCCTCGTCTTTGTTGGTTTCCAACCAACAAACCATCAAACCGCAAAAGAGTTAGGTTTATGATTTTTACAGTGATAGAAGTAAAATTAACGAAGCGTGGCAATTAGCATTTGAGTTAATTTTAGCTTCGGTTGTTTTCGACGGTAGGAGAAAACAAATCACCTTTAAAATCATAAAAGATTTTGGGTGACTTTTTGGCTTCAAAAAGTTACAAAAGAAAATTTATTTATGACTGCCCGGTTACTCTCCTCACTGGCGCAAGCATGCAGCGTTGGAATTGTGCGCAGTGCTTGTGCCTTAATCATCCTTTAATAATACTTGCATAGAATTTTCTTTCGTTAACAATCATGGCACAAGCACACCCCGCGATAGCTTTGCTGCATGCTCGCGCCAGTGTTAGGGCTGGTGGTTGACAGGTGACATTTGCTTCGCGGTGGCTTCGCAAACTAAACTCCCGTAAGGGCGGAGCCTGGAGAAAGAATAATCAGATTATACTCTTATTTTAAAAGGATAAAATGTAACTTTAAATTAAGATGCAGGAACTCATCAATTTTATCACTAAATATATACAACCCGACGAGGACGAAATACACTACATCATTTCTGTCATTCAACATACCAATTACAGTAAAAATGATTTTCTCATCCGGCAGGGCGAGAGTTCCAACAAGCTGGTGTTTGTATTAAAAGGTGCTGCCAGAGCATACTACATAGATGAAAATGAAACGGAACACACCTGTGAGTTCATTTTTGAAAATCAAGCTGTCATTCATATTGAAGCATTTACAAAAAA
This sequence is a window from Sphingobacteriales bacterium. Protein-coding genes within it:
- a CDS encoding cyclic nucleotide-binding domain-containing protein; translated protein: MQELINFITKYIQPDEDEIHYIISVIQHTNYSKNDFLIRQGESSNKLVFVLKGAARAYYIDENETEHTCEFIFENQAVIHIEAFTKNTPSMVNVITIEDTEIIWVSRDTFFEFLENFPDTRVH
- the gldD gene encoding gliding motility lipoprotein GldD, with translation MLNCYINCNILQENYTPKRTAYFRIEFPKERTYTSYSNTVCPFTFEYADYGRIQKDSSNPEEINAHPCWFNIVYPDYQGKIYFSYTSIDQNNTLDKLIRDSYKLTFKHTVKADYIDETPVRGKNKNVSGILYDVGGNAASGVQFYVTDSARHFLRGSLYFYAAPNADSIAPSIAYFRKDVEHIIESLEWR